One segment of Trachemys scripta elegans isolate TJP31775 chromosome 1, CAS_Tse_1.0, whole genome shotgun sequence DNA contains the following:
- the FGL2 gene encoding fibroleukin, with protein MKKLIYLVLFKTALLAFTNVSALADEHTEGVKEGKAIDACPIKLKTNGKCEGEECPYQINLPPMTIQLPKQFRLIENTLKEVKNLKDEVNKLKKSCQDCKLQADDNQEKVSTEFLAPNREVPTENSKIEDNRVKELQIKVKKLSASLQNAKNQIHLLQSNVEKRSLINMDNVQSYVDSKVENLTSFLEILDNRCSSECPVIQSSSAIQLVQRDCADYYTAGRRHNGIYRVIPDPKNSSFEVYCDMESMGGGWTVLQMRQDGSINFNRTWNDYKNGFGNLSGEFWLGNDKIHLLTKSKNMQLRIELEDFNGIRQYAKYEQFYVANEYLKYRLSVTGYTGTAGDALHFSKHYNHDQKFFSTPDKDNDKYLSGNCGAYYSSGWWFDKCLSANLNGKYYRQKYKGIRNGIFWGTWHDVSNGLPNGYRQAFKQVKMMIRPKVFVP; from the exons ATGAAGAAGCTCATTTACTTAGTCTTGTTTAAGACAGCTCTGCTTGCTTTTACAAATGTTTCTGCACTTGCAGATGAACATACCGAAGGTGTTAAAGAAGGAAAAGCTATTGATGCTTGTCCTATAAAGCTCAAAACCAATGGGAAATGTGAAGGAGAGGAATGTCCATATCAGATAAACCTGCCTCCGATGACCATCCAGTTACCTAAGCAGTTCAGACTGATTGAGAATACTCTCAAAGAAGTAAAAAATCTTAAAGATGAAGTAAACAAATTGAAGAAATCTTGCCAAGATTGCAAGTTGCAGGCAGACGACAACCAAGAAAAAGTCAGTACTGAATTCCTGGCACCTAATAGAGAAGTCCCAACAGAGAACAGTAAGATAGAAGATAACAGAGTAAAGGAATTACAGATCAAAGTTAAGAAACTGTCAGCCAGTTTGCAGAATGCAAAGAATCAGATCCACTTACTGCAGAGTAATGTGGAAAAAAGAAGCCTCATAAACATGGACAACGTACAAAGTTACGTCGACAGCAAAGTAGAAAATCTGACATCTTTTTTGGAAATTTTGGATAACAGATGTTCTTCTGAGTGTCCAGTCATACAATCAAGTTCTG CTATACAACTAGTGCAGAGAGATTGTGCTGATTATTACACAGCAGGTAGGAGGCATAATGGAATCTACAGAGTTATTCCAGATCCAAAAAATAGCAGCTTTGAGGTTTACTGTGACATGGAATCAATGGGAGGTGGCTGGACAGTGCTACAGATGCGTCAAGATGGTAGCATTAACTTCAACAGAACATGGAATGACTACAAAAatggctttggaaatctcagcggGGAGTTTTGGCTGGGGAATGATAAAATTCATCTCCTGACCAAAAGCAAGAATATGCAGCTGAGAATTGAGCTTGAAGATTTCAATGGTATTCGACAGTATGCTAAATATGAACAGTTCTATGTAGCCAATGAATATCTCAAGTACCGTCTAAGTGTCACTGGCTATACTGGTACAGCCGGAGATGCCCTGCACTTCAGTAAACATTACAACCATGATCAAAAATTCTTCTCTACCCCGGACAAAGACAATGATAAGTATCTATCAGGAAATTGTGGGGCTTACTACAGCTCTGGTTGGTGGTTTGATAAATGTTTGTCTGCCAACCTAAATGGCAAATACTATCGCCAAAAATACAAAGGTATTCGCAATGGGAttttctggggcacctggcatgatGTTTCTAATGGTCTTCCAAATGGTTATAGGCAAGCTTTTAAACAGGTAAAAATGATGATCAGACCCAAAGTCTTTGTGCCATAA